In Pedosphaera parvula Ellin514, the following proteins share a genomic window:
- a CDS encoding 2-dehydropantoate 2-reductase, whose protein sequence is MPMKIGVVGCGALGSYYGAKLGYAGQEVHFLLRSDYDVVKRKGVLIRSPEGDLRFQPKCAKTPEAIGVCDLVIIGLKATANNDFESLVKPLVGPATAILTLQNGLGNEAQLANLFGEEKILGGLCFVCLNRTEPGVVQHMAHGNIVMGEYHRWPEPRTHDIASMFRNAGITCKVTDNLEAAHWEKLVWNIPFNGLGVAGAAGYEAVVNGTIPETPGLGACPTTDVLLADPRWEQLVRELMLEVITTANAKGLKVPIESAEKQITRTRNMGAYKASTLIDFERRQPLELESLFLEPLRQAGTAGVSTPRLANLCKLLVRLDPK, encoded by the coding sequence ATGCCTATGAAGATTGGTGTGGTTGGATGCGGTGCCTTGGGAAGTTATTACGGGGCGAAGCTCGGTTACGCCGGGCAGGAGGTGCACTTTCTCCTGCGGTCTGACTATGACGTCGTCAAGCGTAAGGGCGTTCTCATCCGTAGTCCGGAAGGCGATTTACGTTTCCAGCCCAAGTGTGCGAAAACGCCTGAAGCCATTGGAGTTTGTGATCTGGTCATTATCGGCCTAAAGGCCACGGCCAATAACGATTTTGAAAGCCTGGTTAAACCCCTGGTCGGTCCTGCAACCGCGATTCTTACCCTGCAAAACGGCTTGGGAAATGAGGCGCAGCTCGCAAATCTTTTTGGGGAGGAGAAGATTTTAGGCGGGCTCTGTTTCGTTTGTCTCAACCGGACTGAGCCGGGAGTCGTGCAACACATGGCACACGGCAACATTGTCATGGGTGAATATCATCGCTGGCCGGAACCGCGGACGCATGACATCGCCTCGATGTTTCGCAATGCCGGGATCACCTGCAAAGTGACGGACAACCTTGAAGCAGCGCATTGGGAGAAACTGGTGTGGAACATTCCATTTAATGGGCTTGGAGTGGCAGGGGCGGCGGGATATGAAGCGGTTGTGAATGGCACGATTCCGGAAACGCCCGGTTTAGGCGCGTGTCCCACCACCGATGTTTTGCTGGCTGATCCGCGCTGGGAACAATTGGTTCGTGAGTTAATGTTGGAGGTAATCACCACCGCGAATGCGAAGGGTTTGAAGGTACCTATTGAATCGGCGGAGAAACAAATCACCCGCACCCGCAACATGGGTGCCTACAAAGCTTCCACCCTGATTGATTTCGAGCGACGACAGCCCCTGGAACTGGAGAGTTTGTTCCTGGAACCGTTGCGGCAGGCAGGCACGGCCGGTGTTTCCACCCCCCGGTTGGCAAACCTTTGCAAGCTATTGGTGCGGTTGGATCCCAAATAG
- a CDS encoding glutamate--tRNA ligase: protein MKVRVRFAPSPTGFLHIGGARTALFNWLYARHTGGTFILRIEDTDAARNTQEAVEVILNGLRWLGLDWDEGPISGDATGASKGDRGPYFQSQRSENYKRRVDALLSRGLAYEHEGAVKFKMQREPVVIPDLVVGNVTRELTDREKLDPDFVIVRSDGQPVFHFVNVIDDLEMGITHVIRGEDHLSNTAKHIALFKAFGVEPPKYAHIPLILNIDGTKMSKRDKGASLMTYVEEGYAPEAVINYLCLLGWSPKGNREKVPLKEVTELFDLPQILRHNARFDLNKLHWLNGEYIKDMSSDRFHELAVHALARIGIDTNRFDLEYVKAGLDTAKQKVKLFSEVPTFTDFYFKDEVELPAEMIQKDFPPTLKPSLQKLRDVYAQLPSFDPDTLNTTLKAVAVELGVSVGVLVHPLRLAATGRTIGPSLYHLLEVLGKERVLHRIDQALAKMG, encoded by the coding sequence ATGAAAGTTCGCGTTCGTTTCGCACCAAGTCCGACCGGATTCCTTCACATCGGAGGAGCCCGCACGGCATTATTTAACTGGCTTTACGCCCGCCATACGGGCGGCACCTTTATTTTGCGCATCGAAGATACCGATGCGGCTCGTAATACCCAGGAAGCCGTGGAGGTGATCCTGAACGGTTTGCGTTGGCTGGGATTGGATTGGGACGAAGGTCCCATCAGCGGCGATGCCACTGGAGCCAGCAAGGGCGATCGGGGGCCTTATTTTCAAAGCCAGCGGAGTGAGAATTATAAGCGCAGGGTTGATGCGTTGCTTTCACGTGGGCTGGCGTACGAGCATGAAGGCGCGGTGAAATTCAAGATGCAGCGCGAGCCGGTGGTTATTCCGGACCTGGTGGTCGGCAACGTGACACGTGAGCTAACTGATCGAGAAAAGCTTGATCCAGATTTTGTGATTGTTCGTTCGGATGGACAGCCGGTATTTCATTTCGTCAACGTCATTGACGACTTGGAGATGGGGATTACCCATGTGATCCGTGGCGAAGATCATCTAAGCAATACGGCGAAGCATATCGCCCTGTTTAAAGCATTCGGAGTTGAGCCGCCCAAGTACGCTCACATCCCCCTGATCTTGAATATTGACGGCACCAAGATGAGTAAGCGCGATAAGGGCGCTTCCTTGATGACGTATGTTGAAGAAGGATACGCACCGGAAGCAGTCATCAATTATCTCTGTTTGCTCGGATGGTCACCCAAGGGGAACAGGGAAAAAGTTCCACTTAAGGAAGTGACTGAACTTTTTGATCTGCCTCAAATCCTGCGGCATAATGCCCGGTTCGACCTGAACAAGCTCCATTGGCTGAATGGGGAATATATCAAGGACATGAGCTCGGATCGTTTCCACGAACTGGCCGTGCATGCGCTGGCGCGGATTGGAATCGATACCAATAGATTTGATTTGGAATATGTCAAGGCGGGTTTGGACACCGCCAAGCAAAAGGTGAAGCTTTTCTCTGAAGTGCCGACCTTTACTGACTTTTATTTTAAGGATGAAGTGGAACTGCCGGCAGAAATGATTCAAAAGGATTTTCCTCCGACGTTGAAGCCGAGCCTGCAGAAGTTGCGGGATGTTTATGCTCAACTTCCTTCTTTTGATCCGGATACTTTAAACACCACGTTGAAGGCTGTGGCAGTCGAGTTGGGTGTTTCAGTGGGTGTGCTGGTGCATCCTCTGCGCCTGGCGGCTACCGGTCGTACGATAGGGCCAAGCTTGTATCACCTGTTGGAAGTACTTGGCAAAGAGCGGGTGCTGCATCGGATCGATCAGGCTCTGGCGAAAATGGGTTGA
- a CDS encoding carbonic anhydrase encodes MQRLFEGVHRFQTEKFGKYKSLFRKLSKNGQNPHTLFITCCDSRVLAELITQSQPGDLFVVKNIGNIVPPADATGSPNSTAAAIEFAVQNLEVNDIVVCGHSQCGAITALIEGIKNPSAMPHLTEWLSLAAPVQKVIATNYSHLSHGEELLDAAAEENVLFSLENLHTYPSVQDRFEKGTLHIHGWFFKIATGELFAYDPAQTQFVPLQKPETAA; translated from the coding sequence ATGCAAAGACTTTTTGAGGGTGTCCACCGTTTTCAAACTGAAAAGTTCGGCAAATATAAAAGTTTGTTCCGTAAACTTTCAAAGAACGGCCAAAATCCCCACACGCTTTTCATTACCTGCTGCGATTCCAGGGTGTTGGCGGAACTGATCACCCAAAGTCAGCCGGGAGATCTCTTCGTCGTTAAAAACATCGGCAACATCGTTCCCCCGGCAGATGCGACCGGCAGCCCCAATTCCACTGCCGCAGCCATCGAATTCGCAGTTCAAAACCTTGAGGTGAATGATATCGTGGTCTGCGGCCATTCTCAGTGCGGCGCCATTACTGCGTTGATTGAGGGGATCAAGAATCCATCTGCCATGCCTCATCTCACCGAGTGGCTTTCCCTGGCTGCTCCCGTTCAGAAAGTCATCGCGACGAACTACTCCCACTTGTCGCATGGTGAAGAACTACTGGATGCCGCGGCTGAAGAAAACGTGCTTTTCAGCCTGGAAAATCTCCATACCTACCCGTCAGTGCAGGATCGCTTTGAAAAGGGCACTTTGCACATTCACGGATGGTTCTTCAAAATAGCAACGGGTGAATTATTCGCCTACGATCCTGCCCAAACGCAATTCGTTCCATTGCAGAAGCCAGAAACGGCCGCTTAA
- the purE gene encoding 5-(carboxyamino)imidazole ribonucleotide mutase encodes MKKSAKPLVGIIMGSDSDWPTLKAAAEACAEFGVPHEVRVVSAHRTPMDMARYASNAQKRGLKVIIAGAGGAAHLPGMVASLTPLPVIGVPIESKALKGMDSLLSIVQMPAGVPVATVAIGNGRNAGLLAVKILATSDSKLQEKIVSFKKRMAEESRAKNKNLVS; translated from the coding sequence ATGAAGAAATCCGCAAAACCGTTGGTAGGCATCATCATGGGCAGCGATTCCGACTGGCCCACGCTGAAAGCTGCTGCTGAAGCCTGCGCCGAATTCGGTGTGCCACATGAAGTGCGCGTCGTCTCCGCTCATCGCACCCCGATGGATATGGCACGCTATGCCAGCAATGCCCAAAAGCGCGGATTGAAGGTAATCATTGCGGGTGCCGGCGGGGCAGCGCATCTCCCGGGCATGGTAGCGAGTCTCACTCCTTTGCCTGTAATCGGCGTGCCAATAGAATCAAAGGCCTTGAAAGGCATGGATTCACTGCTTTCAATTGTTCAGATGCCAGCCGGCGTCCCCGTGGCCACAGTTGCCATTGGCAATGGCCGTAACGCCGGCCTGCTGGCCGTAAAAATCCTGGCAACCAGCGATTCCAAATTGCAGGAAAAAATAGTTTCCTTTAAAAAACGAATGGCTGAAGAATCCCGGGCCAAAAACAAAAACCTGGTTTCCTGA
- a CDS encoding 5-(carboxyamino)imidazole ribonucleotide synthase yields the protein MQNIAQPQPVLDQLPNRRPKAACTLGIVGGGQLAKMITQSALQFGCEVVVLERNDHSPAATLARETVIGDWDNPESLLRLGSMVDVVTLENEFVDADSLAALEKFGHRLWPSSATIRLVQDKLLQKQALEKAGLPLPKFKAVSEKNEILEAAKEFGWPLVLKKRRNGYDGKGNFTLRATTDVDEAWRQLGGDSNGLYVEAFCPFTMELAIMITRSQTGEMANYPLVETVQHNHICHVVKAPAIVPAGIAARAVEIARKAVETVGGVGSIGVELFLGRDGQVLVNEMAPRVHNSGHYSIEGCVCSQFENHVRAVMGWPLGSTAMLAPAAVMVNLLGSGKGSGAPQGIDKALAIPGAHIHVYGKSVSVPGRKMGHVTALGKTMEEALGISRRAAELIEFGEVA from the coding sequence ATGCAAAATATTGCACAACCTCAGCCAGTTTTAGACCAACTGCCTAACCGGCGGCCAAAGGCTGCCTGCACTCTCGGCATAGTCGGTGGCGGACAACTTGCCAAAATGATCACGCAATCGGCCCTGCAATTTGGTTGCGAGGTGGTGGTCCTTGAGCGTAATGACCATAGTCCTGCCGCCACTCTGGCTCGTGAAACTGTCATTGGCGACTGGGACAATCCCGAATCCCTGCTGCGCCTCGGCTCAATGGTGGATGTCGTCACGCTCGAAAATGAATTCGTCGATGCTGACAGCCTTGCCGCGCTTGAAAAGTTTGGGCACAGGCTCTGGCCGTCGTCGGCCACGATCCGCCTCGTTCAGGATAAATTGCTTCAGAAGCAAGCCTTGGAAAAAGCCGGTCTTCCACTTCCAAAGTTCAAAGCCGTTTCGGAAAAGAACGAAATCCTGGAAGCGGCCAAGGAATTCGGCTGGCCATTGGTTCTGAAGAAGCGCCGGAACGGCTATGATGGCAAGGGAAATTTCACTCTGCGCGCAACCACGGACGTTGATGAAGCGTGGCGGCAGCTTGGCGGCGATTCCAATGGCTTATACGTCGAAGCTTTCTGCCCATTCACAATGGAACTCGCCATCATGATTACCCGAAGCCAGACCGGCGAGATGGCAAACTATCCATTGGTTGAAACCGTGCAGCATAACCATATATGTCACGTGGTCAAAGCTCCTGCCATCGTGCCCGCAGGAATAGCCGCCCGCGCGGTGGAGATCGCTCGCAAAGCGGTGGAAACGGTGGGCGGTGTGGGCAGTATCGGTGTGGAACTTTTCCTCGGCAGGGATGGCCAGGTGTTGGTGAATGAAATGGCACCTCGCGTTCACAATTCAGGACACTATTCCATCGAAGGCTGCGTTTGTTCGCAGTTCGAGAATCATGTCCGGGCAGTTATGGGATGGCCCCTTGGTTCCACTGCCATGCTGGCACCGGCAGCCGTGATGGTTAATCTGCTCGGCTCTGGCAAGGGTTCGGGCGCGCCTCAAGGCATTGACAAGGCGCTCGCAATTCCCGGTGCCCACATACACGTTTATGGCAAGTCGGTAAGTGTCCCCGGGCGCAAGATGGGCCACGTAACGGCGTTGGGTAAAACCATGGAAGAGGCCCTCGGAATTTCGCGCCGGGCAGCCGAGCTTATTGAATTTGGAGAAGTAGCATGA
- the chrA gene encoding chromate efflux transporter: MKVPFKEAFLFWLKLGFISFGGPSGQIAIMHHELVEKRKWISESRFLHALNYCMLLPGPEATQLAIYVGWLLHRTWGGIVAGVLFVLPAAFILWALSLVYVTYGHVPAVVAVFHGLKPAVLAIVTAAVIRIGRKALKNSVMWTLAGVAFIALFFFKVPFPIIILCAGLLGFIGGKLWPKRFLVFSAHGPAKGAGDVTVIDDHSESPAHAKPSLSRALKVCTVCLLLWWTPVLMVGGALGWNHVLFKEGLFFSKAAMVTFGGAYAVLPYVSQQAVDNYHWLETSQMMDGLGLAETTPGPLIMVLQYVGFLGGWKFHGNLPPLVSASLGAFITTWTTFVPCFLWIFLGAPHIEQLRGNVKLSAALSTITAAVVGVILNLAVWFGIQVLFPQAGPVDWFAVFVCVIAFIGFIRWKWDVMWVVIGSGLLGLIYWQLLQA, encoded by the coding sequence ATGAAAGTCCCTTTCAAAGAAGCATTTTTATTCTGGCTTAAGCTTGGGTTCATCAGTTTTGGTGGGCCCAGCGGGCAAATCGCCATCATGCACCATGAACTGGTGGAAAAAAGAAAATGGATCAGTGAATCCCGTTTTTTACATGCGCTGAATTATTGCATGCTCCTGCCGGGACCGGAGGCAACGCAACTGGCCATTTACGTAGGTTGGTTGCTGCACAGAACGTGGGGCGGAATTGTGGCCGGGGTTTTGTTTGTTCTGCCAGCTGCTTTTATTCTTTGGGCGCTCAGCCTGGTTTATGTCACCTACGGGCATGTCCCGGCGGTGGTTGCCGTATTCCATGGATTAAAACCGGCGGTGCTGGCCATTGTGACAGCCGCGGTGATTCGTATTGGCCGAAAAGCGCTGAAGAATTCCGTGATGTGGACATTGGCAGGGGTGGCGTTTATCGCGCTTTTCTTTTTTAAAGTTCCATTTCCGATAATCATCCTGTGTGCCGGATTACTGGGGTTTATTGGCGGGAAGTTATGGCCGAAGCGTTTTCTTGTTTTTAGCGCTCATGGCCCGGCTAAAGGCGCAGGGGATGTAACAGTAATTGATGATCACAGCGAATCTCCAGCACACGCCAAACCTTCGCTGAGCCGGGCACTGAAAGTTTGCACGGTATGCCTTTTGTTGTGGTGGACTCCAGTGTTGATGGTTGGAGGTGCTTTGGGATGGAATCATGTGTTGTTTAAGGAAGGCCTCTTTTTCAGCAAGGCGGCCATGGTCACGTTTGGCGGGGCTTATGCTGTGCTGCCTTATGTCAGCCAACAGGCGGTTGATAATTATCATTGGCTGGAAACCTCGCAGATGATGGATGGCCTTGGTCTGGCGGAAACCACGCCTGGTCCTTTAATCATGGTGTTGCAGTATGTCGGATTCCTCGGTGGGTGGAAATTTCATGGAAACCTCCCGCCATTGGTTTCTGCGAGCCTCGGCGCGTTTATCACCACCTGGACGACGTTCGTGCCGTGTTTTCTTTGGATTTTTTTAGGTGCTCCCCACATTGAGCAGTTACGAGGCAATGTGAAGCTATCGGCTGCTCTTTCCACGATTACGGCAGCGGTGGTGGGAGTCATTTTGAACCTGGCGGTTTGGTTCGGTATCCAGGTACTGTTTCCGCAAGCCGGGCCGGTGGACTGGTTCGCAGTGTTCGTCTGTGTGATCGCGTTTATCGGTTTCATTCGTTGGAAGTGGGATGTCATGTGGGTGGTAATTGGGAGTGGCTTGCTGGGGTTGATTTATTGGCAATTGTTACAGGCTTGA
- a CDS encoding CDP-alcohol phosphatidyltransferase family protein encodes MTTANKVTILRILLIPFFVVQILYYFRTGDELHRTLGLLSFAVAAILDGVDGYIARHYNQKSELGAMLDPLGDKLLLVSGIVLLSFTNQTRLRTMPLWLTATIISRDVLLVLGWAVIHLMCGKVTVRPRMLGKIATVFQMATVLWILLKWKEAFLPYLIWGALFSTAGSGLLYIWDGMRQLSASPSSSPHSQQ; translated from the coding sequence ATGACAACCGCCAACAAAGTCACAATCCTACGGATTCTGTTGATCCCTTTTTTTGTTGTCCAAATACTTTACTATTTTCGGACCGGGGATGAGTTACATCGGACGCTGGGACTTCTTTCGTTTGCGGTAGCTGCCATTCTGGATGGTGTGGATGGTTATATAGCGCGCCATTACAATCAGAAGAGTGAACTGGGGGCGATGTTGGATCCGCTGGGCGATAAGCTTCTGCTCGTTTCAGGCATCGTGCTGTTGAGCTTCACCAACCAGACCAGGCTTAGGACTATGCCGTTGTGGTTAACCGCTACGATCATCAGTCGGGATGTGTTGCTGGTTTTGGGCTGGGCCGTGATCCATCTCATGTGTGGCAAGGTGACGGTGCGCCCACGCATGCTTGGGAAGATTGCCACCGTTTTTCAGATGGCGACGGTGCTCTGGATACTTTTGAAATGGAAAGAGGCTTTCCTGCCATATTTGATTTGGGGAGCGTTGTTTTCCACGGCTGGTTCGGGATTGCTTTATATTTGGGATGGCATGAGACAACTGAGTGCGAGTCCGTCCAGTTCGCCACATTCCCAGCAGTAA
- the bcp gene encoding thioredoxin-dependent thiol peroxidase, with product MAKEVELSLKEGDKAPEFTVSTNGGGRISLADYKGKNVILYFYPKDDTPGCTKEACAFRDSYADFKKKDAVVFGVSTDPVKSHDKFVEKFKLPFTLLADEDKKIVEAYGVWGQKSFMGRKYMGTHRVTFLIGPDGKIKKIWPAVKPEEHAEEVLATL from the coding sequence ATGGCCAAAGAAGTTGAATTGAGTTTGAAGGAAGGGGACAAAGCGCCCGAGTTTACGGTTTCCACGAATGGCGGAGGAAGGATTTCTCTCGCCGATTATAAAGGGAAGAACGTCATACTTTATTTCTACCCCAAGGATGATACCCCGGGATGCACCAAGGAAGCGTGTGCCTTCCGTGATTCCTATGCGGATTTTAAAAAGAAGGATGCGGTGGTTTTTGGCGTGAGCACTGATCCGGTGAAATCGCACGACAAATTTGTGGAGAAGTTTAAGCTGCCATTTACGTTGTTGGCGGATGAGGACAAGAAAATCGTGGAAGCTTACGGTGTGTGGGGGCAGAAAAGTTTTATGGGGCGAAAATATATGGGCACGCATCGGGTGACTTTTCTGATTGGACCGGATGGCAAGATAAAGAAGATTTGGCCAGCCGTAAAACCCGAAGAACATGCCGAAGAGGTCTTGGCAACGCTCTGA
- a CDS encoding redoxin domain-containing protein: MPLSVGTKAPDFTLKSKQATGLVDVKLSNNFGKKNTVLLFFPAAFTGVCTSELCDITAGLSSYSGLNADVIAVSVDTPFAQEAWAQKEKIGITLASDLNKEVTKQYDVLFPMLAGAGDTAARAAFVIDKGGVIQYSEKTPTPKDLPNFQAVKDTLAKLK; the protein is encoded by the coding sequence ATGCCATTATCTGTTGGGACAAAAGCTCCTGATTTTACTCTGAAATCGAAACAAGCCACCGGTCTGGTGGATGTGAAGTTGAGCAACAACTTCGGCAAGAAGAATACTGTGCTGTTGTTCTTCCCAGCCGCCTTCACCGGTGTTTGCACCTCTGAGTTGTGCGATATCACTGCGGGTCTCTCCTCGTACAGCGGCTTGAATGCCGACGTTATCGCTGTGAGCGTGGACACTCCGTTTGCGCAGGAAGCATGGGCGCAGAAGGAAAAGATCGGCATCACCCTGGCCAGCGATTTGAACAAGGAAGTCACCAAGCAGTACGACGTCCTTTTCCCGATGTTGGCTGGAGCGGGCGACACTGCTGCGCGCGCTGCTTTCGTCATCGATAAGGGCGGAGTTATCCAATACAGCGAAAAGACTCCGACACCGAAGGATTTGCCGAACTTCCAGGCGGTCAAGGATACTTTGGCGAAGCTGAAGTAA
- a CDS encoding S1/P1 nuclease, giving the protein MRQKAARKHFPAGMLLRLVACFWLCCGFPNCAGAWDAEGHMVVAQIGYNHLDPAVKAKCDALISVALTNVSSQNNTFVTAACWADDNKAALGTAIWHYIDLPFSLDGTPTNGVAPASTNVVFAIRQCVATLQSTNATQIDQAISLRYLIHFVGDIQQPLHASTAVSASSPGGDAGGNSFSLSGYWNNLHSLWDAGGGYLTNSISRPLTAGGQSIIDGKVSAIEVAYPFTSNIGVIPNPMDWANESWGLAQNVAYAGLTRSSTPSVGYLTTVQNTTQQRMSQGGHRLANLLNTIYSTSPFSLSLLSHANGNFSFTWSAIQGRTYRVQWKSQLDGAGWNNLADIVAATNSVSFTNTVTQTGRFYRVMAVE; this is encoded by the coding sequence ATGAGGCAGAAGGCTGCCAGGAAGCATTTTCCCGCGGGAATGCTGCTGAGGCTCGTTGCCTGTTTCTGGCTTTGCTGCGGTTTTCCAAATTGTGCAGGGGCGTGGGATGCGGAGGGGCATATGGTGGTGGCGCAGATTGGGTATAATCACCTGGACCCAGCGGTAAAAGCGAAATGTGACGCGCTTATTTCGGTGGCGCTGACGAATGTGAGTTCCCAAAACAACACCTTCGTGACGGCAGCTTGCTGGGCGGATGATAATAAAGCAGCATTGGGTACAGCAATATGGCACTACATCGATTTACCTTTCAGCCTGGATGGCACGCCGACCAATGGAGTCGCGCCTGCTTCAACTAATGTGGTATTCGCAATTCGGCAGTGCGTGGCCACGTTGCAAAGTACCAATGCGACTCAGATCGATCAGGCAATAAGTTTGCGATATTTGATTCACTTTGTCGGGGATATTCAACAGCCGTTGCATGCTTCGACGGCGGTGTCGGCTTCGTCTCCGGGAGGCGATGCAGGTGGGAACAGTTTCAGCTTGAGCGGCTATTGGAACAATTTGCACTCACTTTGGGATGCCGGTGGTGGTTATTTAACGAACTCCATTTCGCGCCCGCTTACGGCCGGTGGTCAGTCAATCATCGATGGCAAAGTTTCCGCGATTGAAGTGGCGTATCCTTTTACGTCAAATATTGGTGTGATACCAAATCCGATGGACTGGGCGAATGAGAGCTGGGGGCTTGCGCAGAACGTGGCTTACGCAGGCCTCACTCGCAGTTCCACACCCTCGGTTGGTTATCTTACAACTGTTCAGAATACGACCCAGCAAAGGATGTCTCAGGGGGGACATCGGTTGGCGAACTTGCTGAACACAATCTACTCAACCAGCCCGTTCAGTCTGAGCTTGCTGTCTCATGCGAATGGCAACTTCAGTTTTACGTGGAGCGCGATTCAGGGGCGGACGTATCGCGTGCAATGGAAGTCGCAATTGGATGGGGCAGGGTGGAATAATCTCGCGGATATTGTTGCAGCAACCAACTCGGTTTCATTCACGAACACAGTTACGCAAACCGGGCGGTTTTACAGAGTTATGGCGGTGGAATAA
- a CDS encoding TIGR03435 family protein, giving the protein MHLLNDSELISAYATQHSEEAFATLVERHISLVYSSALRQVRDPHLAEEITQSVFIILARKAASLSRETVLAGWLCRTAHFAACNALKAEHRRQHREQEAHMNSHLNEPEPDFWPQLAPLLDEAVAQLGEADRNAVVLRFYQQRSLDEVGRVLGLNADTAQKRVSRALERLRKFFIKRGVVLTTATIAAAISANSVQAAPMSLSASVSAVAIGKGVAANSTTLTFVKGALKLMAWTKLKIAVVVGAGLILAGGSTRIVMTKVLAQSSGEIDESFWKTDTRTLQQAPPVLIIRLAKSLGGGGTLNLGNKALLMNVPLSGLLGAAYDFPEARVILPADTTKERFDLMLTLPDHPKEKLQKELKQKFGLVARPETRDVDILLLKIKTSNAPGLKPSRATQGFMSSGMSSGNSPAANTQNINIKGQPISTLKRSLESRLKKQILDETGMTNRFDIQLQWQVRAGQTEEQALTEAVLNQLGLELQPSREQLEMLIVEHVEGK; this is encoded by the coding sequence ATGCACTTGTTGAATGACAGTGAATTGATTTCTGCCTACGCGACGCAACACTCGGAGGAAGCTTTTGCGACGCTGGTGGAACGTCATATATCACTGGTCTATTCCTCCGCCCTGCGGCAGGTCCGTGACCCGCATTTGGCTGAGGAAATCACCCAGTCCGTTTTTATCATTCTTGCGCGCAAAGCCGCCAGTCTGAGCCGGGAAACTGTTCTGGCCGGCTGGCTTTGTCGCACCGCCCACTTCGCAGCCTGCAACGCGCTCAAGGCCGAACATCGTCGGCAACATCGCGAACAGGAGGCTCATATGAATTCACACCTGAACGAACCCGAGCCCGATTTCTGGCCACAACTGGCGCCATTGCTGGATGAAGCCGTGGCGCAACTGGGTGAGGCCGACCGCAATGCTGTGGTGTTGCGTTTTTACCAACAGCGTTCACTGGATGAAGTGGGTCGGGTCCTCGGGCTGAATGCTGACACGGCCCAGAAGCGCGTGAGCCGGGCGTTGGAACGGCTCCGGAAATTTTTCATAAAACGCGGCGTGGTTTTGACTACCGCAACTATCGCCGCCGCAATCTCCGCCAATTCCGTTCAGGCTGCACCTATGAGCCTGTCGGCCTCTGTCAGTGCAGTTGCAATTGGCAAAGGAGTCGCCGCAAACAGTACAACCTTAACATTCGTAAAAGGAGCATTGAAACTTATGGCATGGACAAAACTGAAAATAGCAGTCGTAGTGGGCGCCGGACTTATTCTGGCTGGTGGTTCAACCCGGATTGTCATGACGAAAGTTCTGGCACAATCCAGCGGGGAAATTGACGAATCATTCTGGAAAACCGACACGCGCACTTTGCAACAGGCGCCGCCGGTGCTTATCATTCGACTGGCCAAGTCTCTCGGAGGCGGAGGCACCCTCAACCTGGGCAATAAAGCGCTGCTGATGAATGTTCCGCTCAGCGGACTACTGGGTGCAGCCTACGATTTTCCCGAGGCGCGCGTCATACTTCCCGCCGATACCACGAAGGAACGTTTCGACCTCATGCTTACTCTCCCTGACCATCCAAAGGAAAAGCTCCAGAAGGAACTCAAACAGAAGTTTGGCCTCGTGGCTCGGCCCGAAACCCGCGATGTGGATATTTTATTATTGAAAATAAAAACTTCCAATGCACCAGGACTTAAACCCAGTCGCGCCACTCAAGGCTTCATGTCTTCCGGAATGTCCTCCGGCAATTCTCCTGCTGCCAACACCCAGAACATAAACATCAAGGGCCAGCCAATCTCCACCCTGAAGCGCTCGCTGGAAAGCAGGCTGAAAAAGCAGATTCTGGATGAAACCGGAATGACGAACCGCTTCGATATCCAACTTCAATGGCAGGTCCGCGCCGGCCAAACCGAGGAACAGGCGCTCACCGAAGCCGTACTCAACCAACTCGGCCTCGAACTGCAACCCTCCCGTGAACAGCTCGAGATGCTCATCGTCGAGCATGTCGAGGGGAAGTGA